Genomic DNA from Dehalogenimonas lykanthroporepellens BL-DC-9:
CTGCCAAACATGCCCTGGCCTTTATTTCCGGCTTCAGTCTTATCTTTACCTCTGTGGGTTTTATCGCCGGCGTGACCGGCACGTTGATCGACCCGGAACACATCGCAGTCAGGCTGGTTACCGGAGCTGTCCTGATAATCTTCGGCGGCACGATGTTGGTCGGGCTTCTCTGGCCAAAGTTCAGTTTTGAGAAGCGACTTCCATTACCCGCACGTGTCCACGGCCGCTTGAGGTCCTTTACCACCGGCGCGGTGTTCACCCTGGCTTGGACTCCTTGCGTTACCCCTATTCTTGGAGGCATATTGACATTGGCGATTCTGGGTCAGAATATAGCCAACGCCACGTTGTTGTTATTCGTCTTTTCTTTAGGAATGGCGATACCTTTAATGACTATAGCCCTGGTCGCCGGCGCGGTTCTCCCGGTTATCCGACGATATCAACCGGTTCTTAACTGGGCTTATATTTTTGGTGGCATCGCCCTGCTGGTAACCGGTTTATTGATTCTTTTCGGATATTTGAATCTGATTTCGTCTGTCTAAAGGAGGAACCATGCATATAGGCCGAATCATGCTGACAATCATTCTGTTCTCATTACTCACCTTAACGTTCACCGGTTGCAATGATGGATTGATAGGAAGTGAAGCCCCAAAATTTACTTTACCCGACACGCAAGGTAAACAGGTATCTTCGAGTTTACCAGACGCTACTCCCACCTTGCTAAATTTCTGGCAGATGAACTGCCCGGAATGTATCGAGGAGATGCCTTACATTCAGGCTCTTCACCAGAACAGCGAAAAGAATATTCGTATCCTGGCTGTCAACCTTGGAGATTCAACCGCTTCCGTATCTTCTTTCATGAACGACAACGGATACTCGTTTCAGGTGCTTTTCGACAATTTCGGTGTAGTCGCCGGTCATTACGGCATCCGATTTACGCCGACTAGCTACCTTGTGGATACAAACGGCAGAATCGCCGATGTTCGAATCGGGCCTTTCGCCGATATGGATGACCTGTACCAATTTATCGAATGACCACCGCCGTCGAAAAGGGGAACAGGATACGCAGGTGATGTATAATATACACGACAATCCGATTAAGTCATCTTAACGAAGAGGTTTTCTATGTCCGAAGATATTTTGAATGAAGCCAATAATATTGCCCAATGTCGCGAGTGCCCCTGGTATAAGTCATGCGCTACGCCGATGCGTTTTTCACCGGAAGACCTCCAGCGCCAGATGCAATCACAGCAAGGCGCGGGTTTCGGTGTACCGGAAGATGAGACCATGCAGAACATGATGGCCAATATGGCACAGGCGGTACAGAATTCCATGGTGGAAGCCTGTCCTGTTTTTATTCACCGTTTGAAAACGTCGCCGAAACTCGCCGAGCGCATCAAGAAGATTATGCAGAACTGGTCAGACGATTCGGTCTGATATCAGCCGAAGTATTGTTTCTCAATGAAATCGGCGGTTTCTGTTACGGCGGAAATAATAGCCTCGGACATTCCGCCAGTAACCATCTCTGGTATCTCAGTCGGTTGAGCGGCAATTATGGTGACTTTGACACCGGACTGATCCCGCAATTCCTGTAGCAGATTCAGGCTGGGCGCCAGATGAAGTGAAAAATCATGTTGCTTGATGGCGGGTACTTCATCCACTTTTACCTTGAATATTTCACCTGGTTCGCGTCCACAGTCAAGAGCATCGATAATCACCAGTTCATCAGGCCGGGCCTGGCTTAAAATCAGGTCGAACAGTATCTCCCTGACTCCGGTCCCCACATCCAATACCGCCGTGAATGACGGAACCCGGCCGCGGCGTTCCAGTTCCTCCGCCACGGCCGGGCCGAATCCATCATCCCCGAACAGCGGATTACCCACTCCCAGTATCAGAAGCTTTTTGGTATAGTAATCCGGCAGAAATTCCATTAGTGATTGGTCAACGTCTCGATCAATTCCCCATCGGCGCCCACAATATCCAGCTTACAGGCTAACTGGCCGTTGAGGTCGTGTGAGGCGCAGGACAAACACGGGTCGTAAGCGCGAATGGTCATTTCTACAGTGTTAAGAATACCCTGGTCGTACTTGCCGTCCTTGATCAGCATCTTGGCCGCCTGTTTCACCGACATGTTGATAGGTGCGTTGTTCTGGCAGGTGGCCACTATAAGGTTGGCCGAAGTCACCAGCCCGTTTTCATCGGTGGTGTAGTCATGAATCAAGGTGCCGCGCGGCGCCTCGGTACAACCGACGCCCCGGGCCGCCCTGGGGGTGACCGGAACCCTGGTGTTGGTGTCGGTGATTTCCGGGTCGTTCAACAGTTCCAGAGTCTTCTCGGCATTATATAGAATCTCGATAAGCCGGGCCCAGTGGAACAGCAGTGTCGCCTGAGCCGGGCGTCCAAAGGTCTCGCGGAATTCTTCCAATTCGGCTTGAGCCAGCGGAGTGCTGAGCTTATCAGATACGTTCATCCTGGCCAGGGTGTTGACACGATAGATGCCGCTGGGATTATCCGGATCCATGGAAAATTCACCCCATTTCTTATTATAGGGGAATTTAACGTATGACCATGGCTCGACATGCTCGGTGATATAATCCAGGTAATCCTTGGCTTCGAACTCCTCATAATTACCTTCGGGATCCATCATCCTGAGCTTACCGTCATACAGGTCCATGGTTCCATCGTCCTTGACCGTTCCCAGAAAACCGGTCTTAATGACCCCGACCGTTTTGACCGCGTCAATGTAAGCCGGAAAAATGTTCTTCTTGGCATAGTCTATGGAGAATTTAGCCAGCTCGAACGCTTCCTCGGCCATGGGTATCAGCTTTTTTCGCTCTTCCTCAGTCAGGGGCTTGGAAAAGCCACCAGGGACAGCCGCAGTCGGATGAATCGATTTGCCGGCAATGATTTCCAGCATATGAGCACACATGTGTCTGACCTTGACGACATTCCGTGCCACATCGGGCAATTTCTGAGCGATACCGAAAACATTTCTTACGGCGTAATCGGCATCGGGGCCCATAATGAAGTCGCCACCGCCCAGGAAGTAGAAATGCAGGATATGCTCCTCCATATAGGCGATACTGTTGCATAATTCGCGCAACTTGCGGCCGGCCGGAGGCGGCGTGACGCCGAAAACGGCATCGCAGGCCTTGGCCGAAGCCAGGTGGTGCGACCATGGGCATACACCGCAAATACGGGTTGTGATACGGGGCATTTCCTCTACCGGACGTCCGACGCAAAATCGCTCGAACCCCCGGAGTTCCAGAACATTCACCTGAGTATCGGCAACATTGCCATCATCATCCAGTTTGATGGTTATCTTGGCCCCGCCTTCGATACGGGAAACCGGTTGAATTACAATTTCTTTCATTGTTCGCTAATCTCCTAATCCCTTATTCAGCGGGTCGGCATCGGGCGCAGTCGTCCAGCGCCGATAAATCTATTAAAGGTCGCCATGCGATCTTCAATTTGTTTCGCGTCCAACCCAACAGATGATAACGCTCCCATCATATCGACCATGGGATTAGCCCCAGCCCTGATCGGCCCGTAACAGCCACGGCAAGGCATGTAGGCCTTGATGCAACGCGGAGTTTTTTCAGAGCCGCCGCAACCGGTGCGGGTTGCCGGCCCTAGGCACAGAATGCCTTGCTCGTTCAGACAGCGCATATTGTCATATCGGCCTGGAGTGAACTCCGGCGCTTGCAACGGCCGCCGGATATTAACCTGAGCTTTTTTCTCTCTGACAGTCGGGCAATCGTCACAGACACTTCGTTCCGGCAGACTGAAACTCTTGCCCTCCAGCAGAGCTACAAGAGCGTTGGCAATCCATTCCGGAGTCGGCGGACAGCCGGGAATGGATATATCCACCTTAATCACTTCATTTACGGAATAGACCCGGTCGGTCAACGCCGGCAAAGCCTCATTGGGGTCATCTCCAGCCTCGGTACTGGCTGTTTTGCGATAGGCAGTATCGAAGATTTCACTATTCGGATACATGTTACCCAAAGCCGGAATACCGCCGAAATTGGCGCAGGAACCGAGTGAGATGATAATTTTACACTTTCGCCGCATTTCTTCAGCCAGTTCTTTGTTTTCCTGGCTCCGGATACTGCCGGTTATGATACCGACATCGGCATCGGGAATTTCCATCTCCGATTTTTCCCCGGTCTGACCGAACAGCTTGTGGTCCATCAGCACCGGAATGTGTACAAATTCCAGGCTGGGCAACAGATCCAACAGGGGCTCACCTATATCCAGGATTGATACCTCACATCCACCACATACCGCAAACCATTCTTCGGCAACTCGTACCATGCTTAGGTCCTCCTTGTTTAATTTGATTGAACTACCGTGTAAAAGCCGGTAACCGGTGACCCGGCGAAGTGGTTAAACACTGACCTCTTTGACCACCCTTCTGGTGAACAGATAATACTTATCATCCTCACAAAAGGCTTTGACATCGAATCCGTCAGCGGAGTATTGCTGTTCCTGTTTTTTGCTTTCAGCTTCGGTTTCATAAACGACGCCATCCCACATGAATTTCCTATTATCGAAATATCGCGCCAAATCCATTGATAACCTCACATTTTGTACGGGCTGGGGCCCAGTTGTTTTAGTTGGCCTACCATTTCGGTAACAACCTGAGCGAACCTGGCACCTTCGGAAGCCGAAACCCATTCCAGACGATAACGTTCTTCTTCCAACCCGAAATCCTGCAACATCAATTGGATGGCCTCAGCCCTGGCTTCCGCTTTCAAATTACCTTCACGGTAATGACAGTCACCCGGGTGACAACCGCACATCAACACACCATCGGCTCCTTTTGTAAGGGCATCGATAACCAGATTCGGGTGTACCATGCCGGAACACATTACCCTGATTATCCTGACGTTTGGCGGATACTGAATCCGCGATACTCCGGCCAGATCGGCGGCGGCGTATGAACACCAGTTACAGGCGAAACAGATAACCAGGGGCTCATACCCGTTATCTTCAACTGCTTCCGTTTGATTATTTTGCGTAGCGATATTCATGTCTTATCTTCCTTAGCTATACCGGATTCATAATCGTGGCGACCATCTCCGAAAGCTCATCCAGGTAGAAATTCTTAACCATGATGCCTTTTTTCGGACAGGTAGCCATACATACCCCGCAACCGTGGCATTTAGCCGGATCCGCTTCGACGGTTTTTTTCAAACCACCTTTGAAATTGTACTCAAGCAATGAAATGGCATCATAAGGGCATGGGTCCACGCAGTAGGCACACCCGTCACAGTTTTCATCCAGCACCTCCGAAACACAGGCTTCCAGTCTGATACTGTCCTTCGACAATATCGCCGCCGCCTTGGCCGCCGCGGCTCCTGCCTGGGCTATCGACTCCTCAGCCAGTTTTGGGCTATGTGCCAGCCCTGCCAGGAATACCCCTTCTACCGGAGAATCTACCGGGCGGAGTTTGATATGGGCCTCCATCAGGAAACCGTCATCGGAGAACGGGACCTTCATCAATTTGGCCAGTTTCTGGTCTTCCCCCGGAACCACGCCGGTTGACAGTACTACCAGATCGGCCGGAATATTAATTTTAGCTTTCAGAACCTGATCGATGACAGATACTTTCAGGCTATCCTTTTCAACAGCGACCTCCGGATTCTGTCCTTCTTCGTATCTGATAAAACGAACACCTAGCTTTCGTGCCCGGCTGTATTCAGCCTCATGCAAACTGTAAGCCCGGATATCCCGGTACAGAATGAAGACATCGGTTTCCGGATACCTGGCCTTAAGTTTGATGCTGTTCTTGATCGCCTGTATACAACACAATCTGGAACAATAAGGATGTTTCTCATCACGTGAACCAACGCATTGCACCATGACAATGGTTCTGGCCTGCACCCGGTTTTCGGATACGAGA
This window encodes:
- a CDS encoding cytochrome c biogenesis protein transmembrane region (PFAM: cytochrome c biogenesis protein transmembrane region~KEGG: det:DET0619 cytochrome c-type biogenesis protein CcdA) encodes the protein MDEPNLLIAFGGGILAFFSPCVLPMMPIYLASLVGPEFLNTTANPSSSTMSRHTAKHALAFISGFSLIFTSVGFIAGVTGTLIDPEHIAVRLVTGAVLIIFGGTMLVGLLWPKFSFEKRLPLPARVHGRLRSFTTGAVFTLAWTPCVTPILGGILTLAILGQNIANATLLLFVFSLGMAIPLMTIALVAGAVLPVIRRYQPVLNWAYIFGGIALLVTGLLILFGYLNLISSV
- a CDS encoding alkyl hydroperoxide reductase/ Thiol specific antioxidant/ Mal allergen (PFAM: alkyl hydroperoxide reductase/ Thiol specific antioxidant/ Mal allergen~KEGG: hor:Hore_18200 alkyl hydroperoxide reductase/thiol specific antioxidant/Mal allergen); the encoded protein is MHIGRIMLTIILFSLLTLTFTGCNDGLIGSEAPKFTLPDTQGKQVSSSLPDATPTLLNFWQMNCPECIEEMPYIQALHQNSEKNIRILAVNLGDSTASVSSFMNDNGYSFQVLFDNFGVVAGHYGIRFTPTSYLVDTNGRIADVRIGPFADMDDLYQFIE
- a CDS encoding conserved hypothetical protein (KEGG: dev:DhcVS_555 hypothetical protein), which translates into the protein MSEDILNEANNIAQCRECPWYKSCATPMRFSPEDLQRQMQSQQGAGFGVPEDETMQNMMANMAQAVQNSMVEACPVFIHRLKTSPKLAERIKKIMQNWSDDSV
- a CDS encoding hydrogenase maturation protease (KEGG: dev:DhcVS_554 hydrogenase maturation protease~TIGRFAM: hydrogenase maturation protease~PFAM: peptidase M52 hydrogen uptake protein), with amino-acid sequence MEFLPDYYTKKLLILGVGNPLFGDDGFGPAVAEELERRGRVPSFTAVLDVGTGVREILFDLILSQARPDELVIIDALDCGREPGEIFKVKVDEVPAIKQHDFSLHLAPSLNLLQELRDQSGVKVTIIAAQPTEIPEMVTGGMSEAIISAVTETADFIEKQYFG
- a CDS encoding nickel-dependent hydrogenase large subunit (PFAM: nickel-dependent hydrogenase large subunit~KEGG: det:DET0615 hydrogenase, group 3, VhuA subunit, putative) — protein: MKEIVIQPVSRIEGGAKITIKLDDDGNVADTQVNVLELRGFERFCVGRPVEEMPRITTRICGVCPWSHHLASAKACDAVFGVTPPPAGRKLRELCNSIAYMEEHILHFYFLGGGDFIMGPDADYAVRNVFGIAQKLPDVARNVVKVRHMCAHMLEIIAGKSIHPTAAVPGGFSKPLTEEERKKLIPMAEEAFELAKFSIDYAKKNIFPAYIDAVKTVGVIKTGFLGTVKDDGTMDLYDGKLRMMDPEGNYEEFEAKDYLDYITEHVEPWSYVKFPYNKKWGEFSMDPDNPSGIYRVNTLARMNVSDKLSTPLAQAELEEFRETFGRPAQATLLFHWARLIEILYNAEKTLELLNDPEITDTNTRVPVTPRAARGVGCTEAPRGTLIHDYTTDENGLVTSANLIVATCQNNAPINMSVKQAAKMLIKDGKYDQGILNTVEMTIRAYDPCLSCASHDLNGQLACKLDIVGADGELIETLTNH
- a CDS encoding NADH ubiquinone oxidoreductase 20 kDa subunit (PFAM: NADH ubiquinone oxidoreductase 20 kDa subunit~KEGG: deg:DehalGT_0549 NADH ubiquinone oxidoreductase 20 kDa subunit), whose translation is MVRVAEEWFAVCGGCEVSILDIGEPLLDLLPSLEFVHIPVLMDHKLFGQTGEKSEMEIPDADVGIITGSIRSQENKELAEEMRRKCKIIISLGSCANFGGIPALGNMYPNSEIFDTAYRKTASTEAGDDPNEALPALTDRVYSVNEVIKVDISIPGCPPTPEWIANALVALLEGKSFSLPERSVCDDCPTVREKKAQVNIRRPLQAPEFTPGRYDNMRCLNEQGILCLGPATRTGCGGSEKTPRCIKAYMPCRGCYGPIRAGANPMVDMMGALSSVGLDAKQIEDRMATFNRFIGAGRLRPMPTR
- a CDS encoding hypothetical protein (KEGG: vvi:100268088 hypothetical protein LOC100268088) — translated: MDLARYFDNRKFMWDGVVYETEAESKKQEQQYSADGFDVKAFCEDDKYYLFTRRVVKEVSV
- a CDS encoding methyl-viologen-reducing hydrogenase delta subunit (PFAM: methyl-viologen-reducing hydrogenase delta subunit~KEGG: adg:Adeg_2015 methyl-viologen-reducing hydrogenase delta subunit); this encodes MNIATQNNQTEAVEDNGYEPLVICFACNWCSYAAADLAGVSRIQYPPNVRIIRVMCSGMVHPNLVIDALTKGADGVLMCGCHPGDCHYREGNLKAEARAEAIQLMLQDFGLEEERYRLEWVSASEGARFAQVVTEMVGQLKQLGPSPYKM